One Alligator mississippiensis isolate rAllMis1 chromosome 12, rAllMis1, whole genome shotgun sequence DNA window includes the following coding sequences:
- the PARP3 gene encoding protein mono-ADP-ribosyltransferase PARP3 isoform X2 has product MQPGSLKNSVLLQPDCYLKRAMAPKRKAATKAQAVTKGKKVKPEPEPEVDSFHSTVEALKRAPKEKLKAKIDSACHLSSASDAQIHEDYECTLNQTNIGHNNNKFYIIQLIEQNGAYSCWTHWGRVGEPGQSKLTSFPSLETAKTDFEKKFREKTKNSWAERENFVAHAGKYTLIEVQPGDEEEGEVSVKVDSVDGEKSCLQKTLPCTLNKATQELVSLIFSNNMFKEAMQTMNLDVKKMPLGKLSKQQIAKGFEALEAIEKALQKPSQPYGQLEELSSHFYTVIPHNFGRARPPSINTQEVLQAKKDMLLVLADIELAQSLQAQKKEEEKEQVKVEVPHPLDKDYALLKCELSLLVPTSKDYQVIQTYVEKTGCTYHNLKILNIWKVDREGEGERFKAYESLENRRLLWHGTNVAVIVAILKSGLRIMPHSGGRVGKGLYFASENSKSAGYVRCTSKQIGIMFLNEVALGKEYRITQDDSSLRKPPANYNSVIACGRTEPERIPDLPGEPVSHPLPCPAPLLSGFPGAGTTWSTVGRNLPHWH; this is encoded by the exons CAGCCTGATTGTTACCTGAAGAGAGCCATGGCCCCAAAACGCAAGGCAGCTACCAAGGCTCAAGCAGTAACCAAGGGCAAGAAGgtgaagccagagccagagccagaagtGGACAGCTTCCACTCCACTGTGGAGGCACTGAAGAGAGCACCCAAGGAGAAGCTTAAAGCCAAAATTGACTCTGCCTGTCATCTGAGCAGTGCCAGTGATGCCCAG ATTCACGAGGATTATGAGTGCACGCTGAACCAAACCAACATTGGGCACAACAACAACAAGTTCTACATCATCCAGCTTATTGAACAGAATGGCGCCTACAGCTGCTGGACCCACTGGGGCCGTGTG GGAGAGCCGGGCCAGTCCAAGCTCACCAGCTTCCCTTCCCTGGAAACAGCCAAGACGGACTTTGAGAAGAAGTTTAGGGAGAAGACCAAGAACAGCTGGGCCGAACGGGAAAACTTTGTGGCCCACGCTGGCAAGTACACGCTGATCGAAGTGCAGCCTGGGgatgaggaggagggggaagtgtCTGTGAAG GTAGACAGTGTGGATGGAGAGAAGAGTTGCTTGCAGAAGACACTGCCCTGTACTCTGAACAAGGCCACCCAGGAGCTGGTGTCCCTCATCTTTAGCAACAACATGTTCAAAGAAGCCATGCAGACCATGAACCTAG aTGTGAAGAAGATGccactggggaagctgagcaagCAGCAGATTGCCAAGGGCTTTGAGGCCCTGGAGGCCATTGAGAAGGCCCTGCAGAAACCGTCCCAGCCTTAcgggcagctggaggagctgtctTCCCACTTCTACACAGTCATTCCCCACAACTTTGGGCGGGCCCGACCCCCTTCCATCAACACACAGGAGgtcctccaggccaagaaggacaTGCTGCTG GTGCTGGCAGACATTGAGCTGGCTCAGAGCCTGCAGGcacagaagaaggaggaggagaaagagcagGTGAAGGTTGAAGTGCCGCATCCACTGGATAAGGACTATGCGCTCCTCAAATGTgagctctccctgctggtgccgaCATCCAAGGACTACCAG GTGATCCAAACCTATGTTGAGAAGACTGGTTGCACCTACCACAACCTCAAGATCCTGAACATCTGGAAGGTGGACCGGGAGGGGGAG GGTGAGCGGTTCAAGGCCTATGAGAGCCTGGAGAACCGGCGCCTGCTATGGCATGGCACCAATGTGGCTGTCATTGTTGCCATCCTGAAGAGTGGTCTGCGCATCATGCCACACTCAGGCGGCCGTGTGGGCAAGGGGCTCTACTTTGCTTCAGAGAACAGCAAATCGGCAGGATACG TGCGCTGTACTTCCAAGCAGATTGGGATCATGTTCCTGAATGAGGTAGCCCTGGGCAAGGAGTATCGCATCACGCAGGATGACTCCTCACTGCGCAAGCCTCCCGCCAACTACAACAGCGTGATCGCCTGTGGCAGGACTGAACCAG AGCGAATACCTGATCTACCAGGAGAGCCAGTGTCGCATCCGCTACCTTGTCCAGCTCCACTTCTGAGTGGCTTCCCAGGGGCTGGGACTACCTGGAGCACCGTGGGCAGGAACCTTCCTCACTGGCATTGA
- the PARP3 gene encoding protein mono-ADP-ribosyltransferase PARP3 isoform X1: MQPGSLKNSVLLQPDCYLKRAMAPKRKAATKAQAVTKGKKVKPEPEPEVDSFHSTVEALKRAPKEKLKAKIDSACHLSSASDAQIHEDYECTLNQTNIGHNNNKFYIIQLIEQNGAYSCWTHWGRVGEPGQSKLTSFPSLETAKTDFEKKFREKTKNSWAERENFVAHAGKYTLIEVQPGDEEEGEVSVKVDSVDGEKSCLQKTLPCTLNKATQELVSLIFSNNMFKEAMQTMNLDVKKMPLGKLSKQQIAKGFEALEAIEKALQKPSQPYGQLEELSSHFYTVIPHNFGRARPPSINTQEVLQAKKDMLLVLADIELAQSLQAQKKEEEKEQVKVEVPHPLDKDYALLKCELSLLVPTSKDYQVIQTYVEKTGCTYHNLKILNIWKVDREGEGERFKAYESLENRRLLWHGTNVAVIVAILKSGLRIMPHSGGRVGKGLYFASENSKSAGYVRCTSKQIGIMFLNEVALGKEYRITQDDSSLRKPPANYNSVIACGRTEPDPAYDRELIIDGKKVLVSQGPPITMPQYQDSSFSQSEYLIYQESQCRIRYLVQLHF; encoded by the exons CAGCCTGATTGTTACCTGAAGAGAGCCATGGCCCCAAAACGCAAGGCAGCTACCAAGGCTCAAGCAGTAACCAAGGGCAAGAAGgtgaagccagagccagagccagaagtGGACAGCTTCCACTCCACTGTGGAGGCACTGAAGAGAGCACCCAAGGAGAAGCTTAAAGCCAAAATTGACTCTGCCTGTCATCTGAGCAGTGCCAGTGATGCCCAG ATTCACGAGGATTATGAGTGCACGCTGAACCAAACCAACATTGGGCACAACAACAACAAGTTCTACATCATCCAGCTTATTGAACAGAATGGCGCCTACAGCTGCTGGACCCACTGGGGCCGTGTG GGAGAGCCGGGCCAGTCCAAGCTCACCAGCTTCCCTTCCCTGGAAACAGCCAAGACGGACTTTGAGAAGAAGTTTAGGGAGAAGACCAAGAACAGCTGGGCCGAACGGGAAAACTTTGTGGCCCACGCTGGCAAGTACACGCTGATCGAAGTGCAGCCTGGGgatgaggaggagggggaagtgtCTGTGAAG GTAGACAGTGTGGATGGAGAGAAGAGTTGCTTGCAGAAGACACTGCCCTGTACTCTGAACAAGGCCACCCAGGAGCTGGTGTCCCTCATCTTTAGCAACAACATGTTCAAAGAAGCCATGCAGACCATGAACCTAG aTGTGAAGAAGATGccactggggaagctgagcaagCAGCAGATTGCCAAGGGCTTTGAGGCCCTGGAGGCCATTGAGAAGGCCCTGCAGAAACCGTCCCAGCCTTAcgggcagctggaggagctgtctTCCCACTTCTACACAGTCATTCCCCACAACTTTGGGCGGGCCCGACCCCCTTCCATCAACACACAGGAGgtcctccaggccaagaaggacaTGCTGCTG GTGCTGGCAGACATTGAGCTGGCTCAGAGCCTGCAGGcacagaagaaggaggaggagaaagagcagGTGAAGGTTGAAGTGCCGCATCCACTGGATAAGGACTATGCGCTCCTCAAATGTgagctctccctgctggtgccgaCATCCAAGGACTACCAG GTGATCCAAACCTATGTTGAGAAGACTGGTTGCACCTACCACAACCTCAAGATCCTGAACATCTGGAAGGTGGACCGGGAGGGGGAG GGTGAGCGGTTCAAGGCCTATGAGAGCCTGGAGAACCGGCGCCTGCTATGGCATGGCACCAATGTGGCTGTCATTGTTGCCATCCTGAAGAGTGGTCTGCGCATCATGCCACACTCAGGCGGCCGTGTGGGCAAGGGGCTCTACTTTGCTTCAGAGAACAGCAAATCGGCAGGATACG TGCGCTGTACTTCCAAGCAGATTGGGATCATGTTCCTGAATGAGGTAGCCCTGGGCAAGGAGTATCGCATCACGCAGGATGACTCCTCACTGCGCAAGCCTCCCGCCAACTACAACAGCGTGATCGCCTGTGGCAGGACTGAACCAG ACCCTGCTTATGACCGGGAACTGATCATAGATGGGAAGAAGGTGCTGGTGTCCCAGGGGCCACCCATCACCATGCCCCAATACCAGGACTCCTCCTTCTCCCAGAGCGAATACCTGATCTACCAGGAGAGCCAGTGTCGCATCCGCTACCTTGTCCAGCTCCACTTCTGA
- the PARP3 gene encoding protein mono-ADP-ribosyltransferase PARP3 isoform X3, whose protein sequence is MAPKRKAATKAQAVTKGKKVKPEPEPEVDSFHSTVEALKRAPKEKLKAKIDSACHLSSASDAQIHEDYECTLNQTNIGHNNNKFYIIQLIEQNGAYSCWTHWGRVGEPGQSKLTSFPSLETAKTDFEKKFREKTKNSWAERENFVAHAGKYTLIEVQPGDEEEGEVSVKVDSVDGEKSCLQKTLPCTLNKATQELVSLIFSNNMFKEAMQTMNLDVKKMPLGKLSKQQIAKGFEALEAIEKALQKPSQPYGQLEELSSHFYTVIPHNFGRARPPSINTQEVLQAKKDMLLVLADIELAQSLQAQKKEEEKEQVKVEVPHPLDKDYALLKCELSLLVPTSKDYQVIQTYVEKTGCTYHNLKILNIWKVDREGEGERFKAYESLENRRLLWHGTNVAVIVAILKSGLRIMPHSGGRVGKGLYFASENSKSAGYVRCTSKQIGIMFLNEVALGKEYRITQDDSSLRKPPANYNSVIACGRTEPDPAYDRELIIDGKKVLVSQGPPITMPQYQDSSFSQSEYLIYQESQCRIRYLVQLHF, encoded by the exons ATGGCCCCAAAACGCAAGGCAGCTACCAAGGCTCAAGCAGTAACCAAGGGCAAGAAGgtgaagccagagccagagccagaagtGGACAGCTTCCACTCCACTGTGGAGGCACTGAAGAGAGCACCCAAGGAGAAGCTTAAAGCCAAAATTGACTCTGCCTGTCATCTGAGCAGTGCCAGTGATGCCCAG ATTCACGAGGATTATGAGTGCACGCTGAACCAAACCAACATTGGGCACAACAACAACAAGTTCTACATCATCCAGCTTATTGAACAGAATGGCGCCTACAGCTGCTGGACCCACTGGGGCCGTGTG GGAGAGCCGGGCCAGTCCAAGCTCACCAGCTTCCCTTCCCTGGAAACAGCCAAGACGGACTTTGAGAAGAAGTTTAGGGAGAAGACCAAGAACAGCTGGGCCGAACGGGAAAACTTTGTGGCCCACGCTGGCAAGTACACGCTGATCGAAGTGCAGCCTGGGgatgaggaggagggggaagtgtCTGTGAAG GTAGACAGTGTGGATGGAGAGAAGAGTTGCTTGCAGAAGACACTGCCCTGTACTCTGAACAAGGCCACCCAGGAGCTGGTGTCCCTCATCTTTAGCAACAACATGTTCAAAGAAGCCATGCAGACCATGAACCTAG aTGTGAAGAAGATGccactggggaagctgagcaagCAGCAGATTGCCAAGGGCTTTGAGGCCCTGGAGGCCATTGAGAAGGCCCTGCAGAAACCGTCCCAGCCTTAcgggcagctggaggagctgtctTCCCACTTCTACACAGTCATTCCCCACAACTTTGGGCGGGCCCGACCCCCTTCCATCAACACACAGGAGgtcctccaggccaagaaggacaTGCTGCTG GTGCTGGCAGACATTGAGCTGGCTCAGAGCCTGCAGGcacagaagaaggaggaggagaaagagcagGTGAAGGTTGAAGTGCCGCATCCACTGGATAAGGACTATGCGCTCCTCAAATGTgagctctccctgctggtgccgaCATCCAAGGACTACCAG GTGATCCAAACCTATGTTGAGAAGACTGGTTGCACCTACCACAACCTCAAGATCCTGAACATCTGGAAGGTGGACCGGGAGGGGGAG GGTGAGCGGTTCAAGGCCTATGAGAGCCTGGAGAACCGGCGCCTGCTATGGCATGGCACCAATGTGGCTGTCATTGTTGCCATCCTGAAGAGTGGTCTGCGCATCATGCCACACTCAGGCGGCCGTGTGGGCAAGGGGCTCTACTTTGCTTCAGAGAACAGCAAATCGGCAGGATACG TGCGCTGTACTTCCAAGCAGATTGGGATCATGTTCCTGAATGAGGTAGCCCTGGGCAAGGAGTATCGCATCACGCAGGATGACTCCTCACTGCGCAAGCCTCCCGCCAACTACAACAGCGTGATCGCCTGTGGCAGGACTGAACCAG ACCCTGCTTATGACCGGGAACTGATCATAGATGGGAAGAAGGTGCTGGTGTCCCAGGGGCCACCCATCACCATGCCCCAATACCAGGACTCCTCCTTCTCCCAGAGCGAATACCTGATCTACCAGGAGAGCCAGTGTCGCATCCGCTACCTTGTCCAGCTCCACTTCTGA
- the PARP3 gene encoding protein mono-ADP-ribosyltransferase PARP3 isoform X4 encodes MLGTPFSGRKVAAAATREPVAAQAIHCHHECCLSECLEPSCLKGVCARAHARECCEFPPLHQLASGHRPNHAACKSGEPGQSKLTSFPSLETAKTDFEKKFREKTKNSWAERENFVAHAGKYTLIEVQPGDEEEGEVSVKVDSVDGEKSCLQKTLPCTLNKATQELVSLIFSNNMFKEAMQTMNLDVKKMPLGKLSKQQIAKGFEALEAIEKALQKPSQPYGQLEELSSHFYTVIPHNFGRARPPSINTQEVLQAKKDMLLVLADIELAQSLQAQKKEEEKEQVKVEVPHPLDKDYALLKCELSLLVPTSKDYQVIQTYVEKTGCTYHNLKILNIWKVDREGEGERFKAYESLENRRLLWHGTNVAVIVAILKSGLRIMPHSGGRVGKGLYFASENSKSAGYVRCTSKQIGIMFLNEVALGKEYRITQDDSSLRKPPANYNSVIACGRTEPDPAYDRELIIDGKKVLVSQGPPITMPQYQDSSFSQSEYLIYQESQCRIRYLVQLHF; translated from the exons ATGCTAGGAACTCCCTTCTCAGGCAGaaaagttgctgctgctgccaccagagagCCAGTTGCAGCCCAGGCCATTCATTGTCATCATGAATGCTGCTTGTCTGAgtgcctggagcccagctgccTCAAGGgggtgtgtgcgcgcgcgcatgccCGTGAGTGCTGCGAGTTTCCCCCACTTCATCAGCTTGCCTCCGGTCACAGGCCAAACCATGCTGCTTGCAAAAGC GGAGAGCCGGGCCAGTCCAAGCTCACCAGCTTCCCTTCCCTGGAAACAGCCAAGACGGACTTTGAGAAGAAGTTTAGGGAGAAGACCAAGAACAGCTGGGCCGAACGGGAAAACTTTGTGGCCCACGCTGGCAAGTACACGCTGATCGAAGTGCAGCCTGGGgatgaggaggagggggaagtgtCTGTGAAG GTAGACAGTGTGGATGGAGAGAAGAGTTGCTTGCAGAAGACACTGCCCTGTACTCTGAACAAGGCCACCCAGGAGCTGGTGTCCCTCATCTTTAGCAACAACATGTTCAAAGAAGCCATGCAGACCATGAACCTAG aTGTGAAGAAGATGccactggggaagctgagcaagCAGCAGATTGCCAAGGGCTTTGAGGCCCTGGAGGCCATTGAGAAGGCCCTGCAGAAACCGTCCCAGCCTTAcgggcagctggaggagctgtctTCCCACTTCTACACAGTCATTCCCCACAACTTTGGGCGGGCCCGACCCCCTTCCATCAACACACAGGAGgtcctccaggccaagaaggacaTGCTGCTG GTGCTGGCAGACATTGAGCTGGCTCAGAGCCTGCAGGcacagaagaaggaggaggagaaagagcagGTGAAGGTTGAAGTGCCGCATCCACTGGATAAGGACTATGCGCTCCTCAAATGTgagctctccctgctggtgccgaCATCCAAGGACTACCAG GTGATCCAAACCTATGTTGAGAAGACTGGTTGCACCTACCACAACCTCAAGATCCTGAACATCTGGAAGGTGGACCGGGAGGGGGAG GGTGAGCGGTTCAAGGCCTATGAGAGCCTGGAGAACCGGCGCCTGCTATGGCATGGCACCAATGTGGCTGTCATTGTTGCCATCCTGAAGAGTGGTCTGCGCATCATGCCACACTCAGGCGGCCGTGTGGGCAAGGGGCTCTACTTTGCTTCAGAGAACAGCAAATCGGCAGGATACG TGCGCTGTACTTCCAAGCAGATTGGGATCATGTTCCTGAATGAGGTAGCCCTGGGCAAGGAGTATCGCATCACGCAGGATGACTCCTCACTGCGCAAGCCTCCCGCCAACTACAACAGCGTGATCGCCTGTGGCAGGACTGAACCAG ACCCTGCTTATGACCGGGAACTGATCATAGATGGGAAGAAGGTGCTGGTGTCCCAGGGGCCACCCATCACCATGCCCCAATACCAGGACTCCTCCTTCTCCCAGAGCGAATACCTGATCTACCAGGAGAGCCAGTGTCGCATCCGCTACCTTGTCCAGCTCCACTTCTGA
- the GPR62 gene encoding G-protein coupled receptor 62 produces the protein MANRTGLNATQGLGPFSAAEVSTFQEAVGLFFMVLLNVIALVANTAVMVVILKTPLLRKFIFVCHLCLVDLLSAIFLMPLGIISSSSCFNRVIYSIAECQTLIFLNICFISASILTISVISVERYYYIVHPMRYEVKMTIGLAVTVVVFIWIKSVLITVLALVGWPQDNGATSASKCTVYWSPGAHKKIFVIVFSTLCFIVPTFIIFAVYCSIYRVARIASLKHAPVPSWTATPRQRSDSINSQVTIITTRNLPPRLSPERVFGGSKAALTLVLIVGQFLCCWLPFFSFHLHCSVNSVTPAGGPGEIVVTWLAYSSFAINPFFYGLLNRQIREELSRLGRNCLNRSLTQDLCLSSPEGSIHENFFQFLQRTGCTLETQSSYINSSPRNTVDQTMMGFRIPGQIPEETN, from the coding sequence ATGGCAAACAGAACTGGGCTCAATGCTACTCAGGGACTAGGCCCTTTTTCAGCAGCTGAGGTTTCCACATTCCAGGAGGCTGTCGGCCTCTTCTTCATGGTCCTGCTGAATGTCATAGCCCTGGTCGCCAACACAGCTGTGATGGTAGTTATCCTCAAGACCCCTCTCCTGAGGAAGTTTATCTTTGTCTGCCATCTCTGCCTGGTAGATCTGTTGTCTGCCATTTTCCTGATGCCACTGGGGATCATTTCCAGCTCCTCATGCTTCAACAGGGTGATCTATAGCATTGCAGAGTGCCAGACCCTGATCTTTTTGAACATCTGCTTCATCAGCGCCTCCATTCTCACCATCTCAGTCATCAGTGTGGAGAGGTATTACTACATCGTCCACCCAATGAGGTATGAGGTCAAAATGACCATTGGGCTGGCAGTCACTGTGGTGGTCTTCATCTGGATTAAATCTGTCCTGATCACAGTCTTGGCTTTGGTGGGGTGGCCCCAAGACAATGGAGCCACCAGTGCCAGTAAGTGCACAGTGTACTGGAGCCCTGGAGCCCACAAGAAGATCTTTGTCATTGTCTTCAGCACCCTCTGCTTCATCGTGCCCACCTTCATTATCTTTGCCGTCTACTGCAGCATCTACAGAGTGGCCCGGATTGCTTCCCTGAAGCATGCCCCTGTCCCTTCTTGGACGGCCACTCCCAGGCAACGATCAGACTCCATTAACAGCCAAGTGACTATCATCACAACCAGAAACCTGCCTCCCCGGCTGTCCCCAGAGCGAGTGTTTGGAGGGAGCAAGGCTGCCTTGACCTTAGTGCTCATTGTGGGCCAATTCCTGTGTTGCTGGCTGCCGTTCTTCTCCTTTCACTTACACTGCTCTGTTAACTCAGTCACTCCTGCTGGGGGCCCTGGGGAGATTGTTGTTACCTGGCTTGCCTACTCTTCTTTTGCCATCAACCCCTTCTTCTACGGGCTACTGAACCGTCAGATACGGGAAGAGCTGTCCAGACTAGGGAGGAACTGCCTCAACAGATCCCTGACCCAGGACCTCTGTCTCTCTAGTCCAGAGGGGTCTATCCATGAGAACTTCTTTCAGTTCTTACAAAGGACTGGCTGCACACTGGAGACCCAGTCCAGCTACATCAACTCCAGCCCCAGGAACACAGTGGACCAGACCATGATGGGCTTCAGAATTCCAGGTCAAATCCCAGAAGAAACAAACTGA